A part of Salvelinus alpinus chromosome 5, SLU_Salpinus.1, whole genome shotgun sequence genomic DNA contains:
- the LOC139576846 gene encoding transmembrane protein 230-like, which produces MNARSSLRQGILNTKVRYSKLSNDDDGYIDLQFKKSPPKVPYKAIALATVLFLIGSLLITIGALLLAGYFEVTHADRTVPVLIIGILVFLPGFYHLRIAYYASKGYRGYSYDDIPDFDD; this is translated from the exons ATGAACGCTCGCAGCAGTTTAAGACAAGGAATACTTAACACTAAGGTCAGGTACTCCAAATTATCCAATGATGATGACGGCTACATTGACCTGCAG TTCAAAAAGAGCCCACCAAAGGTCCCATACAAAGCCATTGCACTGGCTACTGTCCTCTTCTTGATTGGCTCTCTTTTGATCACCATTGGAGCCCTCCTATTGGCAGGATACTTTGAAGTCACA CATGCTGACCGGACTGTGCCCGTTCTCATCATTGGAATCTTGGTTTTCCTTCCTGGATTCTATCACCTGCGGATAGCTTACTATGCATCGAAGGGCTACCGTGGTTACTCTTACGATGATATCCCAGACTTTGATGACTGA